The Lysinibacillus irui sequence TCAATTGTATACAAATTCGGCTTTTGCTCACATAAAAATCGACAAACAAATTCTGTAAACACCCGAACCTCCTCATAGGTAAAGGTGTTGGTTGGTAGCGGTATATAGAGCTGTAAGCCTTTTCCACCTGATGTTTTGACAAATGATTGTAGCTGAAAATAGTCAATGATATTTTTTAAATCCAGTGCACCAGCTACAGCTAATGAAAAATGTTCAGCTGAGGGTGGGTCTAAATCGAAAACTATTTCTGTCGGGTACATGGATTGGAAAGTTTGAAACGGAATATGCAGCTCCAATGCCAGTTGATTACCTAGCCACAGCAGAGTTTCTAAGTTGTTACATACAATATAATCAATCGTATCCATCACCGCCGTTGCCACAAAGTTAGGCATTTTATCTGGTTTACTTTTTTGATAAAAGCTTTCGCCTGGCACACCATGTGGAAAACGAATTAAAGTGAGAGGACGGTCTTTTAGAAAGGGTAATAAATATGGTGACATGCTTTGTAAATAGGACAAATAGTGATCCTTCGTTATGCCAATTTCTGGCCAAACAGGTTTGTCTGGGTGAGTAATAGGCACAGAATCGGGAATCGGAAAAAGCTGTCGTTGCATGTGCTGCCATTGACAATCCTCCGGTGTTTGTTCCAATCGAAAGACATGAAATCTAGGTTCCCGGAGCTTACTACCATCAAAATCAATACAAGCAACGTCGATACAAATAGATGGTTCTAGATGCCATAACTCTTTTTGGCGCTGTCCATTGGTCTGAAAAAATGTAACAAGTGTTTGGTGCTCTTCTTCTGTCATACCATGTTTAAACGTCACAACCTCGCGCAATTGACCATCCTTATAAATTGAGCCATGAAAAAAGCCATTGCTATGGTTATATTGTGTGACTACAACCGTCACATATCGCCAATTTTTAATTTTTAACCAATGATTTGAACGAGTGTTTTCCAGCCACTTACTTGTTTTCTTCTTTGCCACCATGCCCTCACCATTGTAAACCTTTATTGCCTGCCATAAATTCTCGCTCTCTTCCTCCCCCTCTACAATTTGAATCGAGCTTCTATCCTCAAAGTCGACGCTCGGTAATAGTACCTTTGAAGCAAACTTCGCCAATTGCTCCTTCCTTGTTTTTAAATAGCGATTGTGAAGGGACTCCCCCTTAAAAGTTAATACATCAAATACGAGATAACGAAAAGGAAAGGTCTTTGCATGTGCCTCTATGACGTCCTCATTTTGCATTCTCCCTCTTTTTTGAACAACTGCAAATTCACTTTTATAATGATTGCTTAAATAAACAATCTCTCCATCCAAGGTTAATGGCAAAAAAGCCTTTACAGATGCATATATTTGCTGACAGAAAGCTAAAATCTCAGGAAACAAGTAGTTTAAATTGCGACCATTTCGGCTCATGAGTATCGGCTGTTCATCCCATATTAACAGGCAACGAAAACCATCATATTTCGTTTCATATAACCACTCATCCCCATTTGGAATATCGTTTGATTCCGTTAAAAGCATTGGTTTCATTCAACACTACCTACTTTGTTTTTTATCTACAGTGTTTGACGATTTCAATTTACAATACATAAAAAGCTGCAAAATACATCATAGTAAGAAAAACGAGGTGACAAACATGCATACAGTGTGGAAAGGCAGTATTTCCTTTGGTTTAGTCAATATCCCAGTTAAACTACATGCCGCTACTGAAAATAAAGATATTAAATTGCGTCAGCTTCACAAAGAATGCCATACACCTATTAGCTACAAAAAGGTTTGTGAAGGCTGTAATCAGGAAGTAAAAGATGAGGATATTGTTAAGGCTTACGAATATACAAAAAATAAATTTGTAGTCTTGGATCAAGAGGATTTAGAAAACCTACGTAAGGAAAATGAAGAGAAGGCTGTAGAAATTATTGATTTTGTTCAATTAACCGAAATCGATCCGATATATTTTGAACGTACCTATTTCTTATCTCCTGATTCTACCGGTGCTAAAGCCTATTCCCTATTGCGTAAAACATTAGAGCAATCAGGAAAAATTGGTATCGCGAAAATTATTATTCGATCAAAAGAACAGCTTGCCGTTGTGCGAGTTTATCAAAATGCACTCGTCATGGAAACAATTCATTATCCAGATGAAGTGAGAAGTGTTGGCGACGTGCCCAATATACCTAGTGAGCAAGACGTGGTGCCTAAGGAGCTTGAAACAGCTCTCATGCTTGTAGATCAGCTAACCACTACCTTTAACCCTGAAAAATATACTGACGATTATCGCAACGCTTTACTAGAACTAATCGAAGAAAAGAAAGCTACGAATACAATCGCTGCAAGTGATAAACAACGACCAATTCCCGATAATGTCACAGATTTAATGACAGCACTGCAGGCTTCCTTAGATAAAACGAAGAAGCCCGCTCCAAGAAAACGCACCACCCGCACAAAGAAAAATGCTTAAAAAGAGAGCGTATCCTTTCTACAGGATACGCTCGAAATAGTTATCTACATCCTTTTTATGTTGTACCACTAACAGCTTATCCAATACATCCCCCTGTTGTTTGAAAAATTTAGGTTTACCCTTTAGCTCAAAACGTTTATTCCAACGAAACATTTTGAAGAAAATCGAAAAAGTTGGTTGGTAATGGGCTTTTTCAATACCGATTTTTTGTTTCACAAACCTTTTAATAATGCGAAAAATACGGATTTTATAGGGAGTATCAAGAAAGATGATGCAGTCTGCTTGCTGAAAGCTCTGGATTACCCACTCCTCTTGATGAATTCCTTCAATAATCCAAGAGTCTGTCTGGACAATACTTTGTAAATACGCCATTCTTTCTTGTTCCGTTCTCATACTATCCCCTGATTCTTTTCTAATCCAAACAACATTATCCAACTCATAATAGGGGATGTGATAGGTTTTAGCTAATTCCTTTGCTAATGTTGTTTTCCCACTGCCAACGGACCCAATGATATGTATTTTTTGCGGAATTGCCATTATCCCCGAACGCCCCTTTACCCTATGTATCTTTGTAGAAATATTCCCTTTATTATACAATGATTCTAGCAAAGGAAAATAGGAGGATAAAAATGTTCTACCATGAATTCGAGCACAATTTACAAAAATATAATGACCCAACCGAATATGATAATCTCTATGCTAATTATCAAGACGATCTTCATTATATTCAGGACTATATAGGTACGAAAAAAGAGCCCATTATCGAATTAGCATGCGGGACAGGACGTATAGCTATTCCATTAGCTGCACGGGGTATTCCTGTCTTTGGGGTAGATCTACATGAAGGAATGATCCAGCATGCGATCGAAAAAGCCAGTAAACGAGGTGTGCAAATCCAATTTAGCTTACAAGATTGTACACAACTACAATTACCTATAACGACTAATTTTATTTATATGACAGGCAATTCATTTCAGCACTTTTTAACAAATGAAAGTCAAAATGCTTTATTGCAATCTGTGAAGAAGCATTTACAACCAGGGGGTGAATTTCTTTTTGATACGAGAAATGCCATTTTAAATGAGTTATCCGCCATTGATGAATACAAAGAACAAACAATCACTAGCAACGGTGAAAATAGAAAGACGTTCCATCGTGAAGAATATAATCCTGTCACGCAAATATTAACGTGCCGTGCTGTTCATCAACAAGGGCAACAAACTTTCGAAGATGCCATATTACTGCGCTACACATATCCTATGGAAATGACTAGACTATTACAGCAAAACGGTTTTGAGTTGAAACATCTTTACGGTTCCTGGCAAAGAAGTGAATTTCATGCACTAAGTCCTTCCATGGTTGTCCATGCTCGTTTATTATAAAGTCTTTGATTTTTGCAAAAACCATGAAAAAAAGAGGCTACCTTAAGCCTCTTCCCTTACCTGATAATGCAATTGCACCATTTGACCATATCGTTTAGTTTCGAGTAGTTTTAACTCTTCAAAAGGACGTGGATATTTAAACAGTGGGATACCCGATCCCAGCAAATGTGGTGTAATCGTAACAATCCATTCATCAATTAACTGTTCCTGTAAAAAGGCATCTAGTATAGAGGCTCCACCAACCATCCAGATTTTTGCGCCTTGTTGTGCTTTTAACTGTTTAGTAAAAGTTACAACATCCTCATGGACAAATTCAACGTGCTCATTTTTCTCCGTTTGAGTTGTAGTAAACACATAGCATTTCTTGTCTGTATATGGAAAAGGCTCGATATGCTCTACGATGTAATCATATGTTCGTTTGCCCATAATGACGGTATCAATGGTTTGATACATATCCGAATAGCCGTTATCTCCTTCTCCCTCTGTTTCTTCTAGCCACTGTAAATCATCA is a genomic window containing:
- a CDS encoding DNA ligase D; its protein translation is MKPMLLTESNDIPNGDEWLYETKYDGFRCLLIWDEQPILMSRNGRNLNYLFPEILAFCQQIYASVKAFLPLTLDGEIVYLSNHYKSEFAVVQKRGRMQNEDVIEAHAKTFPFRYLVFDVLTFKGESLHNRYLKTRKEQLAKFASKVLLPSVDFEDRSSIQIVEGEEESENLWQAIKVYNGEGMVAKKKTSKWLENTRSNHWLKIKNWRYVTVVVTQYNHSNGFFHGSIYKDGQLREVVTFKHGMTEEEHQTLVTFFQTNGQRQKELWHLEPSICIDVACIDFDGSKLREPRFHVFRLEQTPEDCQWQHMQRQLFPIPDSVPITHPDKPVWPEIGITKDHYLSYLQSMSPYLLPFLKDRPLTLIRFPHGVPGESFYQKSKPDKMPNFVATAVMDTIDYIVCNNLETLLWLGNQLALELHIPFQTFQSMYPTEIVFDLDPPSAEHFSLAVAGALDLKNIIDYFQLQSFVKTSGGKGLQLYIPLPTNTFTYEEVRVFTEFVCRFLCEQKPNLYTIERLKKNRHEKLYLDYVQHAEGKTIIAPYSTRGNPKGLVATPLNWDEVNENLKPEFFTIPAVIERMKKIGNPFQTFREVGEKQDFRAVLAQLKQ
- the ku gene encoding non-homologous end joining protein Ku, with product MHTVWKGSISFGLVNIPVKLHAATENKDIKLRQLHKECHTPISYKKVCEGCNQEVKDEDIVKAYEYTKNKFVVLDQEDLENLRKENEEKAVEIIDFVQLTEIDPIYFERTYFLSPDSTGAKAYSLLRKTLEQSGKIGIAKIIIRSKEQLAVVRVYQNALVMETIHYPDEVRSVGDVPNIPSEQDVVPKELETALMLVDQLTTTFNPEKYTDDYRNALLELIEEKKATNTIAASDKQRPIPDNVTDLMTALQASLDKTKKPAPRKRTTRTKKNA
- a CDS encoding AAA family ATPase, with protein sequence MAIPQKIHIIGSVGSGKTTLAKELAKTYHIPYYELDNVVWIRKESGDSMRTEQERMAYLQSIVQTDSWIIEGIHQEEWVIQSFQQADCIIFLDTPYKIRIFRIIKRFVKQKIGIEKAHYQPTFSIFFKMFRWNKRFELKGKPKFFKQQGDVLDKLLVVQHKKDVDNYFERIL
- a CDS encoding class I SAM-dependent methyltransferase gives rise to the protein MFYHEFEHNLQKYNDPTEYDNLYANYQDDLHYIQDYIGTKKEPIIELACGTGRIAIPLAARGIPVFGVDLHEGMIQHAIEKASKRGVQIQFSLQDCTQLQLPITTNFIYMTGNSFQHFLTNESQNALLQSVKKHLQPGGEFLFDTRNAILNELSAIDEYKEQTITSNGENRKTFHREEYNPVTQILTCRAVHQQGQQTFEDAILLRYTYPMEMTRLLQQNGFELKHLYGSWQRSEFHALSPSMVVHARLL
- a CDS encoding dihydrofolate reductase family protein — translated: MSREIVVFIAASLDGFIAKENDDLQWLEETEGEGDNGYSDMYQTIDTVIMGKRTYDYIVEHIEPFPYTDKKCYVFTTTQTEKNEHVEFVHEDVVTFTKQLKAQQGAKIWMVGGASILDAFLQEQLIDEWIVTITPHLLGSGIPLFKYPRPFEELKLLETKRYGQMVQLHYQVREEA